The DNA segment AGCCGATGGAAAAGGATTATGTTACCTTTGTAATTATGTAAAAATTCAGTCAATAAGTTTATTATACAATACTACCAGCCACAGTCATTAGACAAAACATCAAATCTTTCCAAGCAATTGTTTTATAGTTTGTATGATTTCATATTTTTCTTTTACTAAATTAGAAATTATTGTATCTTTGAAGGAAATATATAGATAAGAAACGTGAGGCACATCGTATGTGGAGAAACAGGAATGTTTGGATTTTACTGTCTGGGGAGTTTATTGCGGGCCTGGGGTTGTGGCTGGGCATTATTGGGAACCTAGAGTTTATGCAGGCGAAACTTCCTTCGGATTTCTTAAAATCATTACTTTTAGCAGGAGGGTTACTTGCCGGGATTGCTGTCGGACCATATGCTGGCAGGCTAACCGATCAAGCTAGTAAGAAAAGAGTCATGTTAATAGCCGGTTTCGTACGTGCTATTAGTGTGATTTTTATGCTTATTGCCATCCATACCGGTTCCATTTGGTGGATGGCCGTGTTTTTGGTTCTACTGCAAATTTCAGCTGCTTTTTATTTTCCAGCACTTCAGGCAGCACTTCCACTTATTGTGGCTGATAAAGATTTGCTTCAGTTAAACGGGGTTCATATGAACGTATCTACCCTGTCACGGATTATTGGAACCGCACTGGCTGGAGTCTTGCTGGTGGTTCTGCCCTTATCCATGCTCTATGTAGGTTCGCTTGTAGGATATGTGGGGCTCTTTATCCTTACCTGGTTCTTGAATTTTGGTGAAAGACAACTAGATAAACCAGAAAAGATGAACAACAAGTCTTCAGAGAAGAATAGTTTTAAAGATGTTTTTCCCATCATTAAAAATCTACCGATTGTCTATATGACACTTATTATGACACTTGTACCGGTGCTGTTTCTCGGCGGATTCAACCTGTTAGTCATTAATATCAGTGAACTCCAGCATAGTTCAGCTATAAAAGGTTGGATCTACACTGCTGAAGGGATTTCCTTCATGCTTGGTGCCTTTATTATTAAGCTGATCACTGACAGGGTATCACCTTATATCATATTGTTTTTTTGTTCATTTTTAATCGGCGGCTCAGAGTTGTTCCTTTATTTAGCGAATGTTCCTGTGTTAAGTGTATTGGCCTTTGCCTTATTTGGCTTTTCCGTAGGCTGCTTTTTCCCAACAGCCGCTACCATTTTCCAAACAAAAGTGCCAAAGGAGTATCACGGACGGTTCTTTTCCTTCCGTAATATGCTGGACCGAATTTCCTTTCAGATTGTCCTGCTGATCAGCGGTTTTCTCCTAGATTTAATCGGCCTGCAGCTTATGTGCGTCCTATTCGGTGCAATATCCATTATCACGACCACCATTTTCTACACTAGGCACAAGCGGATACAAATGGTCCAACAAAACCAAAAAAAGGCATCATCCAGTACATAGTGGATGATGCCTTCTTAGATGTCCACGGCAGTAGGACAATTGTCCACGGATGGTGCCTAACACCCCAAAAGTTTTAAATGATGTCCTCTTCTTTGGCTTTTAACGCAGCCTGAAAGCGGTCTTTTACGTCGAGTTTGTGATAGATGCTTGATATGTAGTTTTTGACGGTTCCTTCGGATAAGAAAAGTTTTTCTGCGATTTGTTTGTTGCTGAGACCATAAGCTAAATTTTGGAGGATTTGCTCTTCCCGCTCTGTTAGTCCGTACTTAGGCTTGCTCGGTTTTTCATTAACTTCCTTTGTCGTTTGAATCTGTGAAACTAACGCCTTAGCTAATTCCTGCGATAATAAGGTTCCTTCTTTATGAATATGTTTGATACCGGAAATTAAATCCCTCGGATGAATCGCTTTTAAAAGATAGCCTTCCGCCCCAATCGAGAGAGCTTCTACCACCTGCTCCACCTCTTGAAAAGTTGTTAAAATCATAATTTTAATTCCCGGCCACTTTTGCTTAATGATTCTCGTTGCATCGATACCATTTAATACAGGCATTTGGATATCCATCAACACCAGTGATGGCTGTAGTGTTTCACAAAGCTCTACTGCCTCTGCCCCATTTGCAGCTACCCCCACCACTTCGATGTCGTTATCTGTATTTAATACAAACGCTAAGCTTTCTCGTATTAATTCCTGGTCATCGACAACCAGTAGCTTAATTGTCTTCATTTTCCTACCCCCTTAATGGAAGGGTACAAACTACCGTAACCCCTTCATTTACTATATTTTCAATCCGTAACGTCCCATTAAGTTCCTCTAGTCGATTTTTCATAGCTGTTAATCCAAAACCCCAAATATCGGACTCCATTCTTTTTCCATTGTTAGTCACTTTCAGTTCCATCATTTTTTCCGAAAAATGAATCGTGGCGGAAATAGACGAAGCCTCCCCATGTCGCTTGGAATTTGTCATACACTCCTGTAAACAGCGCACAAAGGTTAATTTTATCCGGGGAGAGACGGTGGGCTCAGCCCCTAAAATAAAAAATCCTACCTTTGTGTTTGTATGCGTTCCGAAATCTGTTATTAATTTTTCCAGTTGGGTTGTTAACGGTAAGTTGTCTTCGGTAGGAGCAATTTGATGAATTGTCCTTCTAACCTCTGATAGTCCCTCTCTAGCTACCTCAGCTAAACTCGTTAATTTTTCAGCCGCAAGCTTAGGGTGACTTTCAATCATATAAGAAATAGCGTCCAATCCAACCGTCACAGATGTAAAATGGTGGCCGATGGAATCATGGAGATCTCTGGCCATCCGATTACGCTCCTCTAACAGGGCTAATTTTTCTACTTCTGCCGCATATTGCTCAAGTGCCTTGTTTTGTTGCTGAATAAGTTCAACCTGTTTCATATTTTCCGATAAAAGATGTTTGTACCGCTTTTGCGATTTCGTAATGAGATTAAAGCCCAACCCAATTCCGAAGAATAAGAGGACATCAATGTATTGCAGGTAAAAGCTAAAAAGGTTATCAATCGTCCAATAACGATTGGCAGGGAGAAGAATTACAAATAGAGGAATAGACCAAGGTGCCGTTCTTTTTGTCATTAAATAGCCAATCATCAGGATGGGCATGAGAATAATGGAAGTGCTTAAATTAATCCCCAAAATAATATTTATATAGATTGAAAATCCGCCTGACAGAATCAGCTCGGTAAGGGCATAAAGAGTAGGATTGCTGTATCCCGGTCGCCAAAAAACTAAGGGAACGAAGAAGCCTAAGGAAACAAAAGCTGCAAATTCCAAATAGGAGAGATGACCAAGCCTTTCGCTGTACACATAATAATACGTTAATCCCGTTGCATACCATCCGCATCTTAATGAGAAGAGTAACCAATCAATCCACATCCAACGTTTACCTTCCAAACCCACCACAACCATTCTACACTTCTATTACTTTTATATTACTTGATGAACCCCATTCGGTATAGTATCCCTTGTCATAAAAAGTCATGACTCATTTCACTACGGTCATATGACTTTTTCTCGATAGTATTAGGATAGAAAAACTATTAGCGCGAATCTATAGGAGGAGTATCAAATGAAAATATTAGGTTATATTGGTATGTTTTTAGGAATTATTTTATTATCTAGCATTGCATTTATCTATTACACGGAAGGCGCAGAGGCTTTCTCTACAAAAACGGTACCCTTGCACGAAGAACAAACAATAACTGGTACGGAAGTGAAGAACCTTTTCGTCCATTCAGATTCTGTTGATGTAAAGGTGATCCACGGTTCCCAAAAGGAGATAACTGTTGAACTAAATGGTGAAGTAAGTGAAAAAATGAAGAATGCCTTTGATTTAACTGTCACTGAGGCGAAAGAAACCTTACTTGTTGATTTAAAAAGAAAATTTCGCCCTTCCTTTACCGTTTTTGCTATGAATAAGAAAACGGAATTGACCGTTACGATACCGGAGCAATTATATGAGAAGGTTCATGTGGAAACCACCTCTGGTGACATACGTGTAAATGATTTATCAGGGAATCAAGTTATGCTTAAAGCCACTTCAGGAGACATTATGGCCCAAAATATCTCTTCAAGTGAAGTATCTGTTCAAGCTTCTTCAGGCGATATTGAAGTAAATGGGATTTACGCCCAACAGATTACAGTTAGAACGTCTTCAGGAGACATTAACGGAAGGCTAGTAGCAGGGTTTTCTAACCTGGCTCTAGAAGCAACGAGTGGTGATATAACTCTTGATGCAAACGAAACATCGTTCACTTTGGACTTCACAGCAACGTCAGGAGAGGGTGAAGTCCACGTACCAGGCTTCCTATACGAAGAAAAAAACGAAGAAAAGATTTTAGGGAAGAAGGGAGATGGCATGCACTCCATCACCGTAAAAACAACCTCAGGCGACTTTACATTCCATGAATAGAAGAAGGGGTGTCCACCACTCACGGACGATTGTCCACAAATGGTGCCTGACACCCCTTTTTTTATTAGCCTATTTTTTTCTTTTGGTTTGCGTTTGTTGGTGCACTTTCCCATGCTTCTAGGTTTTGTAAGCCTTCGATGTTTGAAGTATAGAAGACAGGGTTTTGGCCGTTTGCTTTTTGCTTCTTATAGTCAGCAAGGGCCGCAAAAGCAATTTTTCCTAATAGAATAATAGCGATCAGGTTTATAATAGCCATTAATCCCATGAATAAGTCAGCAAGACTCCAAACAAAGCTCAGTTCTGCTAATGATCCAAACGCAACCATGCCGACAACGGCAATCCGGTACGCGTTTAGCAGCAGCTTGTTATTTTTAATAAATCCAATATTCGATTCACCGTAGTAGTAATTCCCCACTACAGAACTAAAGGCAAATAAGAATACGATAACAGCAAGGAAAATACCCGCCCATGATCCTAAAGAGCCTTCAAGGGCGTTTTGCGTTAAGATAATTCCGTTGCCCTCTTTTGAAGTATATAGACCTGATAATAGAATAATAAACGCAGTGGAGCTACAAATAACAAGTGTATCCACAAAAACACCCAGCGCCTGAATTAGGCCTTGTTTTACAGGATGACTGACATTTGCAGTGGCGGCTGCATTCGGTGCACTACCCATGCCCGCTTCGTTTGAGAACAGCCCACGTTTGATCCCATTCATCATTGCAGCACCAATTGCTCCTCCAGCTACTTCTTTCATACCAAAAGCACTTTCAAAAATTAATGCAAACACGCCAGGAATTTCTGCTATATTCGTTACCATGATGTACAGGGCGATGAGAATATACGCTCCGGCCATAACGGGAACCATCCACTCGGCAACTTTGGCAATGCGCTTTAGTCCGCCAAAAATAATAACGGCAGTAATAACCGATAAGACAACCGCAATAACCATTTTATTAATTCCGAATGAATTGTTCAGAGAGCTTGTAATTGTGTTCGCCTGAACAGAGTTAAAGGCAAGTCCAA comes from the Neobacillus sp. PS2-9 genome and includes:
- a CDS encoding alanine/glycine:cation symporter family protein, which codes for MKMIENFVNESNTLLWSYILIVLLIGSGLYFTLRTKFVQFRMVGEMFLLMGEGTKGDKKGISSFQAFCISTASRVGTGNLAGVAIAITTGGPGAVFWMWLIALIGSASAFIEATLAQIYKVKDGDTFRGGPAYYMEKALKARWMGVTFAVLISITFGLAFNSVQANTITSSLNNSFGINKMVIAVVLSVITAVIIFGGLKRIAKVAEWMVPVMAGAYILIALYIMVTNIAEIPGVFALIFESAFGMKEVAGGAIGAAMMNGIKRGLFSNEAGMGSAPNAAATANVSHPVKQGLIQALGVFVDTLVICSSTAFIILLSGLYTSKEGNGIILTQNALEGSLGSWAGIFLAVIVFLFAFSSVVGNYYYGESNIGFIKNNKLLLNAYRIAVVGMVAFGSLAELSFVWSLADLFMGLMAIINLIAIILLGKIAFAALADYKKQKANGQNPVFYTSNIEGLQNLEAWESAPTNANQKKKIG
- a CDS encoding response regulator transcription factor; amino-acid sequence: MKTIKLLVVDDQELIRESLAFVLNTDNDIEVVGVAANGAEAVELCETLQPSLVLMDIQMPVLNGIDATRIIKQKWPGIKIMILTTFQEVEQVVEALSIGAEGYLLKAIHPRDLISGIKHIHKEGTLLSQELAKALVSQIQTTKEVNEKPSKPKYGLTEREEQILQNLAYGLSNKQIAEKLFLSEGTVKNYISSIYHKLDVKDRFQAALKAKEEDII
- a CDS encoding DUF4097 family beta strand repeat-containing protein, with amino-acid sequence MKILGYIGMFLGIILLSSIAFIYYTEGAEAFSTKTVPLHEEQTITGTEVKNLFVHSDSVDVKVIHGSQKEITVELNGEVSEKMKNAFDLTVTEAKETLLVDLKRKFRPSFTVFAMNKKTELTVTIPEQLYEKVHVETTSGDIRVNDLSGNQVMLKATSGDIMAQNISSSEVSVQASSGDIEVNGIYAQQITVRTSSGDINGRLVAGFSNLALEATSGDITLDANETSFTLDFTATSGEGEVHVPGFLYEEKNEEKILGKKGDGMHSITVKTTSGDFTFHE
- a CDS encoding sensor histidine kinase, with protein sequence MVVVGLEGKRWMWIDWLLFSLRCGWYATGLTYYYVYSERLGHLSYLEFAAFVSLGFFVPLVFWRPGYSNPTLYALTELILSGGFSIYINIILGINLSTSIILMPILMIGYLMTKRTAPWSIPLFVILLPANRYWTIDNLFSFYLQYIDVLLFFGIGLGFNLITKSQKRYKHLLSENMKQVELIQQQNKALEQYAAEVEKLALLEERNRMARDLHDSIGHHFTSVTVGLDAISYMIESHPKLAAEKLTSLAEVAREGLSEVRRTIHQIAPTEDNLPLTTQLEKLITDFGTHTNTKVGFFILGAEPTVSPRIKLTFVRCLQECMTNSKRHGEASSISATIHFSEKMMELKVTNNGKRMESDIWGFGLTAMKNRLEELNGTLRIENIVNEGVTVVCTLPLRG
- a CDS encoding MFS transporter, coding for MWRNRNVWILLSGEFIAGLGLWLGIIGNLEFMQAKLPSDFLKSLLLAGGLLAGIAVGPYAGRLTDQASKKRVMLIAGFVRAISVIFMLIAIHTGSIWWMAVFLVLLQISAAFYFPALQAALPLIVADKDLLQLNGVHMNVSTLSRIIGTALAGVLLVVLPLSMLYVGSLVGYVGLFILTWFLNFGERQLDKPEKMNNKSSEKNSFKDVFPIIKNLPIVYMTLIMTLVPVLFLGGFNLLVINISELQHSSAIKGWIYTAEGISFMLGAFIIKLITDRVSPYIILFFCSFLIGGSELFLYLANVPVLSVLAFALFGFSVGCFFPTAATIFQTKVPKEYHGRFFSFRNMLDRISFQIVLLISGFLLDLIGLQLMCVLFGAISIITTTIFYTRHKRIQMVQQNQKKASSST